TTTCGGTAGTAAACCACAAATTTCCGTTTTTATCTTCCACGATGGACTTGACCACATCGTTATTCATTCCTTCACGTATGCCATATGACTTGAATATCGGTTCACGTTTTTCTTTGTCATAGCGGACCAGCTTATTCAGACCTCCGCCGAATACACTCACCCAAATTTGCGAATCACTGTCTTTATATAGTACATAAATGTCATTGTCTGCCACATTGGAACGATCGCTGATCTGTCGGTACGTCTCAAACTGAATCTGTTCGGGAGTCGTAAAATGTCCGTCAAAAGACATCAGACCATCCATCGTACCTACCCAGATACGCCCGTCTTCATCTTCTGTCATTGTACGGACTTCCATATACAGACCATAAGCGGGATATTGTTTCAGTCCGTTGTATTTATGCTTGAATACAAGTGTCCCGTTTTCTTCGGAAATCAAGTTCAGCCCTCCGCCTAGCAGACCGACCCAGATACGCTCCTGACTATCCTGATAAGTGAAATACACATCATTGTTACTGATAGAATTCGGATTCTTGGGATCATTCTTATAGCGGGTAAAACGCAGACCATGTGGTGAGTTCATATCCGGTTCGGCTTTGACAAGTCCGTTTCCCTTAGTGGAAAACCACAAGTTTCCTTCTTTATCTTCCATGATATGATATACGGCGCCTATCAGATAATTCTGATCCGTAAAAACCTGTTTTATCTGCCCGTTGCTATCCAGACGATAAAGTGCCTGCCAACGGGTACCGACCCAGATGTCTCCATTCTTAGCCTGATACAGTGCACGTATCCCCTGATTCCAAGAGGTCGCTCTTTCTGTGTCTACAGGGACAGGAGAAACTTCTGTCAGCAGTTGAAATTGCTTCTTGGGAAAGTTAACCTTGTATACTCCGCTGCCTGTAGATGCCAGCCAAAGAATACCGTCTTTATCCAGCAACAGATGAAAGAAGAGCTGATCGGGAAGGTCGTCGGAAAAAGGTTTCAGTTGATTGATACGGGTCATTTCCAGTTTTTCCCTATCGAAGAGCAGAATTTCTCCACCGGGGGTGAGGAAAAACATACCCTGTTCACCGGCATCCTGCTTTTCAAAGTTACCGATGGCATTTTGTTTGGGGAAAGGAAAGCGATGATTGCTTTTGTTCAGAGGATCATAGTACGTCAATGCCTCATTACCTTCCTGAAACCAAATTTTGTCATACTTGTCATTGAATATCATTCCTACTTTTTTCCCTGCGATGGAGAACGGTAGTTTGGTCAGTTGTTTGTAGCCGATGTTATATTCATACGCACCATCAACGGTGGTGATATACATTAATCCTGATTCAGTGACCAGTATATTGGAAATCGGTTGATCAATCTCCGGTATTTCGTAGCGGTTGACTACTCCATTTTGCGGATCGACGCTATAAATATGTCCGTTCTTATCTCCCAGCCATAAGAATTTGGAACTGTAGGAAGCACAAGTGAACTGGTCCGGATTGGCAGAAACTTTCTTTTGAATAAAGTCGACAGGCTTATCTTTCAGAGCCTCTCCTTTTCTCAATGAAAGAATCTGATAGTCCATACCGATCCAATTGATAAACTCGGCAGTTTCACAAAACACATTATGCTTGAGGCGTAAGTCGTAGACGTTGACATTGGGACGCGAATCGTGCAACTGCTTCATGGTGATTTTACCGTTCTGGTCTGTATTTGCACGCAGCAGGCTTTTATCTTTGGTCAGCAGCAGTACGTCTCCGTCATCTGTCGTCTGTATCTTGATAATCTGAATATTTTCAGAGTACTCTTTTACATCGTCATACACTGCGTGGAAACTTTCATGTTTCTTATCAAACAGATAGAGTTTGCGGTCGATAGTCTTGATCCAAAGGTATCCGTTCCTGTCTTCTACAATACGCTGAATCTTACGGGGAGGAATATCTGCGGAGTAAAATCCATCATGATTATCATAGGAACGGAATTTGGTACCGTCGAAACTGCATAGTCCGTACCAGGTGCCGAACCATACAAATCCGTCCTGCCCTTTAAGTGTACAATTGACGATATTATTGGGTAAGCCTCGTTCGGCCGTATAATGTTCAACAATCATGTTAGGGTAGGCAAAAGCACAGATTCTCGTCATCAAGAGAAACATAAATATAAAAAAGAAGTGTTTCTTCATTGTATATTATATTAGTGGAAATGAATCTTGCATCAAAGATACTATTTTATCTTTAAAAAAGAAACTGAATTTTATAACTTATCTTTTTTATCATCGAAGATATTCATTGAAATTTCGCGAGAATTTCAGTGCTAAAGCTGAACTGGAAACAGCCCCAAAGCAATGATCCGAAGCAAAGATTCAACAAAAGCGAATGTCATATTTAAGTACTTACATTAAATGCTGTATTTCGATCTAAACTACCTCATTTTTCATTCTCAAATTCCAGTAAAGTCTAAAAATCCAGTATTAGGCTTTTCAAAAAGAACAAAAGGGGTAAATAAACCTATAAAAACACATCTATAAGCTTTGTAACGCCTATTTGCTTTTTTAGAAACACGATTCTTGCTACCGGTTCCCACTATGTTCGGGAAATATTTCATGATAGGATATAAAAACAGAGCCTGTTTAAGGTTTATGTATATATATATCACCATTATTCCCTTTCCGTGAGAACTTATTTTCTTCATTTATGCATTTTTGAAAAACCTAATATGGACTTTTAGACTTTACTGGATTTTGAAGTCCCGAAATTAAGGTGTCAGCAAGCCAAAAATTAGCTATTAGCAAAACTGAATTTGCTATTAGCAAAACCAGATTAGCTATTAGCTTATTCATTTTTGCTAATAGCCTATGTTCGATATAACTCAGGTCTGAAAGAATGAAGCATATTGATCTGTCATTCAGTTTCGACCAAGCTCACTTTTCTATTCCAAATTCAGTTTGTTGCCGTTCCACTTCATCCAACACCCGTTGTCGTTCTTCTTCTGTCAGTTGCACTTTGCCGTCGGTTGCATTCTCGGATAAAGTAGCTTTTACAGTTAATGAGGGTGTGTCCTGACTAATACAGTACTTCTCATCATAACAGAAAGGAAGCTCCGCAGGAACACTTTCAAATTCCATTTCAGCGGCAGTCGGAGCCTGAGTCCCTTCAAATTGTACATGAGCTTTCACTTTAATCTTCCCGGCTTTTCGTGTGGAACGGATCAGCAGAGGAGCCGAACCGAATTCTACGGCACGAGGGTTGGCACCGATCCTTGCGTCACCAATGATTTCTCCTTCCCCTTCTACCGTGAATACGATATTTTCCTTTGCCAGACGACGAACGTTTCCGCTATCGTCCGTCACTTCGGCAACTACTACTATAAAATCCGAACCGTCCGCTACCAAGTTTACTTTTTGAGTATCTGCATACAAGCGAAGTTTGGTAGACCGGCGGGAAGGCATTTTCTTTTGGGTACATACTACTTTCCCGTCGATAATACCTTCGGCAACCATATTTACTTTCTGCCAGTTCTTTTGAGTATAACTGTATCCGCGCGCTTCCCAGAAATCCCATACATTTTCGAAGATGACAGGTGCGTTCGGCATATGCCCTTTGGCATGTACCACAGGTTTGGTCCATGTTTTTGTTCCATCGTAGATAGAAAGGCGGATGGAGTCACAGTTACTGAATACTACTACATCCTTATCGGAGAATTGTGACATTTCATGAGCAAGGAATATCATCGGTCCGCATTCTGCCAACGGATGTTGGAGGCTTGCCGGAGATTGGCTGCGGAACATTTCATACGCATACTTTTTCTGACGGAAAGCGTCATAAATGCCTCCCCAGTATGGATCGGGGTGATAACCACGCTGGTGATCGAATGGATGCCACTGTGTGCCACCGATAAACTGACCGGTAGTGCGGTACATCTCATCATAACTTTTAGCCAGAGAAAGTGCCTGTATCAGCAGCGGACGTTCACCCCAACTGCGGCTTGCACGGTTATTGTTGTTGTGGGCATACCAGTCATCTACGTTTTCTCCGAATTCACGGGTGAAGATGCATTGTTCCGGTTTGTCCTCCTTTTCGTCATCACCCGGCCAGCCGTAGACTACATCGTAATGTTCCTTTACACCGGCAGAATGCACATCGGCAGCGGCTATCGGACGTCCCGGATACGGATATTCTTCCTTCGTAATTTCAAGTGCCTTCAGTGCAAAGTCGAGCGGATAGCGAGTCTCATTCAGAATGGGCTCCCACATCAGCACAGAAGGATGATTGCGGTCACGACGAATCATCTCACGGGTATTCTGATGAACCAGTTCTCCGAATTTCGGGTCTTTGTTCCAGTATTGCCAGCCAGGAGTAGCGACGATGACAAACAAGCCGAGTTCGTCACAGGCATCCATAAAGGATGGGTCCTGCGGGTAATGCGCTACACGGATGATGGTACATCCTGCATCACGCAGACGCTTTGCATCACGCCATTGCTGTGAATTGGGAAGAGCATTGCCTACGTATGCGAAGTCCTGATGACGATTGGCTCCGACTAATTGTCCGAAAGGTTTTCCATTCAGCCAGAAACCCTCCTTGCCACGAAATTCCGCTAGGCGGATACCGATACGGGTCGTTCCTCCGTCAATGGAACGGTTTCCTTTCTTTATGCGGGATTGTACTCTATATAGATAAGGAGCATCCGGTGACCAGAGTTTCGGATTCCTCACTTCCATCTGCTGACGGATTGATTTCTTTTCTCCGGAGTTCAGAGAAAGTTTGCCGGACGTACGTTTGATAACGTTGCCTTCGGCATCTGTAAGGGTCGTTTCTATAGTGACGGATTCCGAACGGGTATTATCGTTCTGAATCTCCGTTTCTACATATACTTGTGCGCTCTTTTCGCTGATCTTGTCAAAGTGAACGAATACGCCGCCACCGCCAACTGTGCGGGAGTCGATGGCATCGGTAATGGCAACCGGAGATTTGGCAATCATCCATACATCACGATAGATACCTCCATGATAAGCAAAATCCAGTGTGTATTGGGGCTTTCCGGGAGGGTATGATTTATCGTTGCTGTTGTCGGTATAGACGGCAAGGAGGCAGGAGTCTCCGGCTTGTACGCCGTTTGCCGTCAAGTCCAGTGTGAAAGGCAGATAACCTCCAAGATGTTCCTGGACACGTTTGCCGTTCAGGTAAAGTACTTGCTTTCCCATTGCCGCTTCAAAATGAAGGAGTACACGCTGTCCTTTCGTTGCAGTGGGAACTACAAAATGCTTGCGATACCACGCAGGACCCTGATAATTGCGGCAACCACTGCCTTCGGCGGGCATCAGTTCCACTGTGTGAGGAGTAGAAACGACCTCCCAAGAACGATCGTCAAAATTTACAGCTTCCGCCCCCCGGATATCGCCTTTGAAGAATCGCCATCCCGGATTGAAGTTATATACTTGTCGCCCGCAATCGGGAAGCGGAATAAATCCGGCAACCGATATTTCGGGACGATAAGTATCTGCTGCCTGCCCATCGAAGGAGAATAGCAGTAGAAATAGGGATAAGA
This sequence is a window from Bacteroides thetaiotaomicron VPI-5482. Protein-coding genes within it:
- a CDS encoding beta-galactosidase: MNKRPFLILSLFLLLFSFDGQAADTYRPEISVAGFIPLPDCGRQVYNFNPGWRFFKGDIRGAEAVNFDDRSWEVVSTPHTVELMPAEGSGCRNYQGPAWYRKHFVVPTATKGQRVLLHFEAAMGKQVLYLNGKRVQEHLGGYLPFTLDLTANGVQAGDSCLLAVYTDNSNDKSYPPGKPQYTLDFAYHGGIYRDVWMIAKSPVAITDAIDSRTVGGGGVFVHFDKISEKSAQVYVETEIQNDNTRSESVTIETTLTDAEGNVIKRTSGKLSLNSGEKKSIRQQMEVRNPKLWSPDAPYLYRVQSRIKKGNRSIDGGTTRIGIRLAEFRGKEGFWLNGKPFGQLVGANRHQDFAYVGNALPNSQQWRDAKRLRDAGCTIIRVAHYPQDPSFMDACDELGLFVIVATPGWQYWNKDPKFGELVHQNTREMIRRDRNHPSVLMWEPILNETRYPLDFALKALEITKEEYPYPGRPIAAADVHSAGVKEHYDVVYGWPGDDEKEDKPEQCIFTREFGENVDDWYAHNNNNRASRSWGERPLLIQALSLAKSYDEMYRTTGQFIGGTQWHPFDHQRGYHPDPYWGGIYDAFRQKKYAYEMFRSQSPASLQHPLAECGPMIFLAHEMSQFSDKDVVVFSNCDSIRLSIYDGTKTWTKPVVHAKGHMPNAPVIFENVWDFWEARGYSYTQKNWQKVNMVAEGIIDGKVVCTQKKMPSRRSTKLRLYADTQKVNLVADGSDFIVVVAEVTDDSGNVRRLAKENIVFTVEGEGEIIGDARIGANPRAVEFGSAPLLIRSTRKAGKIKVKAHVQFEGTQAPTAAEMEFESVPAELPFCYDEKYCISQDTPSLTVKATLSENATDGKVQLTEEERQRVLDEVERQQTEFGIEK